CATTGTACAGCGGGAGATTGATAATCTGCCTGCTAAAATGAAGATCATATTTGAAATGAGCCGCAGGGATAACCTTTCTCATGCTGAAATTGCCGGAAAACTAGGCCTTTCAGATCAAACTGTTAAAAAGCAGGTCAATAATGCCCTGAAAATTCTTCGTTCAAAACTAGCCGTTTATGCCCCCCTCGGACTAATTATTATTGAACTTTCCAAAAGATGTTAATTTTTTAACACTGTAAATCAGTTGATTACAATTATTATCTGATTTTTATCAATTCCATCTACGCCCTAACCACTTTTCATCGCTATTACTTATAAATCAGGATAAAACTCAGATGAATAAGGAACAGGCGACAGAATTGATCAGAAAGTATACTGAAGGCAGCGCTTCAAAAGAAGAAATGCGCCTGGTCGAAAACTGGTTTGTTCAGCAATCTGAAATCCAGCAACAAGATCCCGAAGACATCGACTATCTGAATGTAAAACATCAGATGTGGCTAAATATTGATCAGCAAACTGAACGCACGTTAACTGAACACTCTTTAGACAGCCGCCCTAAAAGAAATTCATTTATCAGCTATAGTATAGCTGCTGCTGCTGTATTGGCGATTGCTGTAACAGCAATATTGTTCTATGGAAATTATAAAAATGCTGCCAGGCCTCAGTTCGTTAAAAATGATATCAATCCTGGTCAGAATAAAGCCGTGCTTACCTTATCTGACGGACGAAAAATAAGCTTGACAGATGCTGTTAACGGGCAGCTGGCACAACAGGAAGGTGTGACGATCAGTAAAACTGCAAAGGGCCAGTTAATCTATCAGACTGCGGCGAATGCTTCCGGCAATAGAACCTCTGAATACAATACGATTGAAGCACCCCGGGGCGGCCAGTGGCAAGTGATTTTGCCGGATGGTTCGAAAGTATTTTTAAATGCCTCCTCGAGTTTAAAGTACCCTGTAAGTTTTGCAGCTAAGGAAAGAAAGGTAGAATTAAAAGGAGAAGCTTATTTTGAAGTCTTCCATAATAAAAAATCTCCATTCAGGGTAATTGCAAAAGGGCAAACGGTAGAAGTATTGGGAACCCATTTTAACATCATGTCTTACGCTGATGAAAAAACTGTGAAAACCACCTTACTATCCGGAAGTGTGAAAGTTTCTAATGAAACCAGTTCCTCAAAACCTGGTACGGAGTCCTTAATTCTGAAACCTGGTGAACAAGCCCAGGTGTCTCCACAAAAAATGAAAGTGATTACTGATGTAGACCTCGAAGATGTACTGGCCTGGAAAAATGGTTACTTCAAATTCAATGAAAAC
The sequence above is drawn from the Pedobacter cryoconitis genome and encodes:
- a CDS encoding FecR family protein codes for the protein MNKEQATELIRKYTEGSASKEEMRLVENWFVQQSEIQQQDPEDIDYLNVKHQMWLNIDQQTERTLTEHSLDSRPKRNSFISYSIAAAAVLAIAVTAILFYGNYKNAARPQFVKNDINPGQNKAVLTLSDGRKISLTDAVNGQLAQQEGVTISKTAKGQLIYQTAANASGNRTSEYNTIEAPRGGQWQVILPDGSKVFLNASSSLKYPVSFAAKERKVELKGEAYFEVFHNKKSPFRVIAKGQTVEVLGTHFNIMSYADEKTVKTTLLSGSVKVSNETSSSKPGTESLILKPGEQAQVSPQKMKVITDVDLEDVLAWKNGYFKFNENLQSIMAKVSRWYDVEVIYETPPDPDFKFRGEISRDKNISELLNMLDYTGNVHFKIEGRRIIVKK